The sequence GTCAGTCATAATTGAGTGAAAGCGGCCAAAAACGTGCTTCCTACCGCAAAAAAAGTTTTCGCTTACTGTCCGCTTTTCCTTTGTCGTTACTGAGGCCCTAACCTATAAGGCTATGGTAGTTCTCAATGGACGTACGAGGCAAAGAAATCGATAGACGTTAGTTCGCCATCACTTTGTGAACGATGTGACTCCTGCGGAAAACATCAAATACTGGCCACGCAATTTGATGATATTTCTCATACACAATATATTgtcatatttatttatttattctagaATACACAAAAGCATGCATTTCATATATTAACAAGAAGCGGCAAAGAAGCCGGATACAATGCCTTTCTGCCATATTACAACGCCAATCATAAGAATTAGCATCCACATCCACCAAACATACCCACCACACAAACTACGATACATGCTACACCTAGGCCAACCTCATGCCAATGCGATGAGACAAGCCACAGAGCTACCCAGTCGCGTCACGACCGACGCCAGAGACCTCTACAACCAGACCAAGACTCGAGAACAACATAGGCCAACGTACCCCACCCATTGCACGAAGAGGAAGTCGGCAAGTGGACAGCAGGGCCAGGGCAGACCTAGAGGAGTCGTCATCGAGAGAGCTCCGGCAATGGTGTACATCGCCCCCAAGGCTCACGCCCAAAAAGTAGTAGACGACACCGACAAGAGTCGTGCCACCGGTACTCCTCGAGCAACAAGACGACACATCCAAGGAGGGAACGACGCCAtgccatgccgccgccgccacatgcTCTGAAGGCAGGACCAAGGGTTTCCCCTAAGCACGAGGGAGGGAGTCGGATCGAAGCTAAAGCAATGCCGCCATGCATGGAGGGGATGGCGCCCACAGATGTCGCCATTGCTAGCCTCGGTGTCGCTAAGCAGGGATTTCTCCCAGCCCAAGATCCGAAACCCAAAGTTCCGGAGATGCTCAATCAGGCCGGCCACCCCGATGGGAGGTGTCGCATCACGCAACACAGCTACCTCCACCATCTCCGCCACCACCTCGCACACGGAGCCGGACCACCCACCGATAGGAACCACCACCAGCCAACCAGTCCACCACGCCCGCTGGATCCAGGCCACCAGCGCCAAGACCGCCAGCAGCCTAGAAGAGGCAAAGCGCCACCTTTCCTAGTTAATGCTACCGGATCAGGCCTGCCCGAAACCCAGCCGTACTGGCGGCCTTGTCACGACCCTCGGCCTCAAAACTTCGGACCCCCAGTCCGCTCCACTAGCCCGCTTTTGTGGCACCAACCCCGCGAGACCGAGGCCAACACTCCCCCGCAGCCCCAGATCCACTCCCAGACGGCGCCGCTTGGAACCCGCCGCCAACTAGCAGGCGCCAACGcaaggagccccgccgccgccatccctaGGACACACGTGGCTTCGTCGGCGTCATCTCTGGCGGCAGCGCAGTGGAGGAGGAGTAGGGAGGGCCGGCGGCGGTGCGATTAGGGTGGCCCTCGTGTNNNNNNNNNNNNNNNNNNNNNNNNNNNNNNNNNNNNNNNNNNNNNNNNNNNNNNNNNNNNNNNNNNNNNNNNNNNNNNNNNNNNNNNNNNNNNNNNNNNNNNNNNNNNNNNNNNNNNNNNNNNNNNNNNNNNNNNNNNNNNNNNNNNNNNNNNNNNNNNNNNNNNNNNNNNNNNNNNNNNNNNNNNNNNNNNNNNNNNNNNNNNNNNNNNNNNNNNNNNNNNNNNNNNNNNNNNNNNNNNNNNNNNNNNNNNNNNNNNNNNNNNNNNNNNNNNNNNNNNNNNNNNNNNNNNNNNNNNNNNNNNNNNNNNNNNNNNNNNNNNNNNNNNNNNNNNNNNNNNNNNNNNNNNNNNNNNNNNNNNNNNNNNNNNNNNNNNNNNNNNNNNNNNNNNNNNNNNNNNNNNNNNNNNNTGTCATATTTATAGCTTAAATATTTTTTTGGGagtatagttttattttttttgtctaGTAGATTAACCGCTTTTTTCAGGGATAACAATATTCCGCAATAAAAATGTATTTCTCATACACAATATACTGTCATATTTATAGATTAAATATTTTTTGGAAGTACAGTTTTATTTTTTTGGAGTTGATAGTATTTTTTCAGGGATAACAATACTTGTTAATCATGTCAAATAGTGTAACAATGGCTTTATTGGTAGTGACGACATACATCATTGTTGGCTGCAGCGCTTCATCAACATACTAATGGAGCTTGTAGCTGGTGTTAACAAAGTTCAGAGAGTTCTCCTGAAATAAAATCTACAAGGCTCGAACTTAACTGGCTAGGCCACAAAGTATGACACGTTGTTTACATGGTGTCCTCGACTCCTCTCATGTTCTTATATAAATCCAAGCAGTTCAGAAGGCCGTCTCACTCCACAAAGGCATATCACTAACGTTAAGTATTAACACAGTGAAGTCTGAAGCGGTCAACTGAGGTCGATCGTTCTGCCATAATGGCCGCCTCCGTGGAGACTCGCCGTCGCTCACACCCGCCGCCGACGATGAACAACAACCAGCGCAGCCACCGGATTCACCACCCCACCGTTTGGGGGGACTTCTTCCTTGGTTTCAGGCCATTCACTCCGACCCAGGTGAACTAAATTAAATTAGCACGCAGACACCAGTGTTGTACCTTCTTGTTGGATGTCATTTTACAATATGTATAAGTTAAACAACTTAAGGACAATATATTTTGAAATATGTTTTTGTTCAAACATATTTTCATGCAAAATGGACTGTGGAAGCATAACCTCGGACACCGTGCAGGTGTAAATGTCTAAGACAGCATGTTTGGGGACACCATGAGTACTAATGTATCATCTCTTGCAGTGTCTTTCCATGAAAAACAAGGCTGAAGTAATGAAAGAAGAGCTGAGGGCGACGATAGTAGATTCAGGTTCTGCTGATCTGCCTCGGAAGCTTGAGCTTGTCGATACTTTACAGCAGCTTGGTTTGGACTACCACTATGGGAAAGAGATCAATGACTTGCTGTGTGGGATTCATGATACCGGCGATGAAGACCGTGATCTTCACACGGCGGCTCTTGGGTTTTATTTGCTCAGGAAACAGGGATTCAATGTTTCGCCAGGTATAAAAAACATAATTAGAATCTCAAAGACGTGAGTACTTGGTGAAATTTTCTAAAAACATTTGTCCTAATAGAACTATGTACTATACATGACAATGCCGCAGATGTATTCCTAAAGTTCATAGATGCCGAAGGAAAGATTacctgcaacgacacaagaagcctCTTGGGCATGTACAACGCTGCCCATGTTCGAACCCATGGTGAAGAAACACTCAGCAGCGTGATCGCTTACACAAAAGACCATCTCCTCCGTGTCGTGGAGCAACAAACAATTTCACCACCTATATTACTCGAGGAGGTGCGGCGTACGCTGGAAACGCCTCTTTTCAGGAGGCCTCGAAGAGTTGAAGCGCGACACTTCATCTCAGTTTATGAGAGAATGAGTACAAGGAATGAGGCCATTTTGGAGCTTGCAAAGCTGGATTTCAGTATTCTTCAGGCTCTGTACTGTGAGGAGCTGAGGGCTCTTACTCTGTAAGTAACTATATATATGATGAAATCTGCTAGTACATAGGCAAAATTTCACCTTCTGTCCGTCGGTGCAATTTATATTCCGCCACTTAACTCTAATGCCAGACACAACTCTATGCCCCTTAACTCTTGAAATGTTTTTCATACCCTCCGTTGTATCATTACAATCTGAGTTCATGGTTTGTTTGCAGGTGGTGGAAAGAACTGCAACTCCAAGACCATTTGAGCTTCGCACGAGACAGGATGGTGGAGATGCACTTTTGGATGTTAGGAGTTTTATTTGAGCCACAATATTCATACGGACGAATCGTACTCACAAAGTTCTTTACATTTATATCAATATTTGACGACATTTACGACAGCTACAGCACCTTAGAAGAAAGTAGGCTCCTTACCATGGCAATGGAAAGGTCTGTATATATTTATGTGAGCTAGGGTGGTTTAACAACCAATTAATGTGTTGCTTGATACTAATTCTAGAACAACTCTATTCTTTTTAGGTGGGATGAACAAGCCTCTGAACACCTCCCAGGTTACATGAAGTTCTTCTACAGCAAAGTACTCGCTACCATGAAGGTCATCGAAAAGGATTTGGATAGTCAAGGAAACAAGCATGCAGACTATGTAAAAAAGCTAGTAAGTTGATGTCTCATGAACATGCTTAATTCAAGAAAAACAAACCGATAAATACTCGCATAGGATCATTATGTATGGACACAACTAGAACTATGGTGCGAAGCCTCTGAATCGCATGCAGGAACTGGCGCAGAGCCACTTGAGGCATGCACAAGTAGATAAAAGTGATGAAATCATCAAGACTCTTCGTAAATTTGAATTTTAAAATATGTTAACTCATAAACAGTGTACTCAATACATGGCTCATCTTAACTGTTGGCTTTGTTTCAGGAGACTTAAAAAACTGAGATCATGATATTTGCTGTCTTAAAAGTTAACACCTATACTTACGAAGCTTCCGTTTCGCTCGTTAAAAAATCTGCTATGTGAAAGAAATATGTGTATATATGTAGACAATCAACTTCCCAGTGAAAAATAAATATATCATTGTACTTATGCAGCTAATCGATGCTACGAAATGCTACTACAATGAAGCAAAATGGCGTGAGGAAACCGACACACCTGTTACTGTGGAGGAGCACCTGCGATTCTCGGTGCCTAGCTGTTGCTGCATGCATGTTGCATGCCTTGCCTTTGTTATCATAGGAGCGAGCAGAGATGCCATCGAGTGGGGCATGACCTATCCTAAAATCATGCGAGCTTCTTGTGTCATCGGCCGTGTCATCAACGATGTGGCTTCACACGAGGTTACATACTTACAACTGTAAATACATGTCATGTCTTATTTATTTGCAGTTTTTGGTTCATGGATAAGTTTGGGATCCTTCTAGTTTTGTAGCTTGTCGCTTTTATTTGGCAGCGAATATAATCCAAAAGAATAATAAATCCTAGTTGTGTGCATCATGATATCTATGCCAATTAAAAGCCAATTAAGTAAACTGATGTAATCCCTACATTCTCCTCAGAAAGGTTTGGCAAAATATTTTCTAGAACACCATCTATTTTGGAACAGGTATAATAATTAACTAGTCATAGAAACCACTTGCCATAAAATATAGGTTAACTAATACTCCCTCctgaaagaaatataagagtgatctaaacgctcttatatttctttacagagtgaGTAGAAAAGTTATTTAACCCGAGAAGGATACCATGGTCTCTGCATCAGTTGATGCACTGATGCACGGAGCCATATTAATAGATGGGTATGATCACTCTTTTAATATGACCCACTTTTTTCTCTCATAAATCAGCGAGAACAAGAACAGTGCTCTGACGAGAGGTCTGTGATGTCAACGGTGGAAGCGTGCATGGAGGAGAACAAGTACACTGCAAAGGAAGATGCATATAGAAAGCTCGGGGAGCTCATAGAGGAGTCATGGATGGACATCATTGAGGAGCTCCTCAAGCCAGCCACCGCACGGCCAACAACGCCGCTCCTAGAGGCAGTGGTGAATTCGACAAGGATGTTGGACTTCTTGTACAAGGATCAAGACGCATACACCGATCCACGGGCTCTCAAAGTGGTAGTAGATTCTATATATGTAAATTCTATATAGAGAAAAGTATTCAAATTTGTATATGCAAATAATCATACTATGAGAAACTATGTAACTCACCACTCATGTATCATGCAAAACTTGTGTATCCGCGAGAAAACTATGAGAAAAAATTGTACTATGTGCAAGCAGAATAATAATCAAGTCTTTCGATCAACTGGTTTAGCAAGTAGTATCTAGACTAAACAAGCATTACACCAGCCACTACTTTGCATCTGGATCTGGAGAAGCTGATTCCTGACAGCTAGAGGCATATAGGAGCTGCTCTCCTAGCCTCGCCGAGTCAGTTGGTACCTCCCAAGCGAGGGATGGGAAGTAGAAACTGTGTATTGTACTAGGACCAACCGTTTGAAGTGCCTTAGGGTTGAACATTTCCCGAGCCAGTCGATCAATTCCAGTGCTTTACCTTTTATGGTGTCATGACATACTCACCCACACATATGTTATCAAATGGTTATCCCTAAGCGTTAGTCGGCTGACCGAGAAAAATAAAATCAGTTGCCTCCGTTACAGCTGGATTCATGTAAGTGCTAGATCTAGGATCTCTATTCCTCACAACAAGAAGTGTCGTAGTGTGTCAAATGTGCCCATGCAACAAAAGTGTTGAAAATGTGTCACAACACCTGCATCATGGAAAACATATGTGTGCAACATATGAACAACACTGGCAAGGACAAAGAAATGTATTTGCAGTAAGAGAAAATCCTCTGGAAGCATAAAACCAAAATATTTGTGAGATGTGTGCAACATTGTGCGAATACTCATGAGTAAACAACTAATACCGTCCGCACTTGCAAACGTTGGAACATCGTATAGAGCATCAAGAAATCTTGATTTCTCTGGCGTCTCATTATCAACAATGGAGGCATGACCCCTTTGCCAATTTGGGCTCTTCGACCATGAATTCAGCTTGTCAGAACCCGGTTGAGCCAGATCCAATGACCCTAGAACTGTTCCTTGATGTTCCAACATCTTTCAAGAGCTCATTGGCATGAACTTGAGATCAGTCACGAGGTATTCATCAGTTCATGGCATCAGGCTTAGGGAAGAGAtgccggggaaggaagaggagtaGGTCAAATATATTATGCGATTAAGTTCCTTCTTCCATGGTGGCCATCCACATATACATCTCTTCTCCTCGTAGACTTTTCGCAGATGACACTAATCATGGGCATGGGGATGCATATGATGTTCAATTGACCCTTAAAAGTAACATCTACTTTGTTTGAGCCACCTTCAGACAATACTAGAAATTCGTTATCCACCGATGGTACAACCTCTGCCTCTGTCCACCAACATACTTGTCAGCTTTATCACTATTGACCAAGAGATGCGAGGTAGCACGATGCTGCAATCCAGCCAACCACTTCCCACAAGATGTTTCTAACATGTCATTTATGAACTCTTTAATATGTTCTACTTTTTTTTGTGGCAACACAGGCTATTTCTTTTCAGTCCACAGTGAAACTAGCGGCTGCGATGGAACAtctaagatttatttaaattttttGTATATGCTAAATTTAACTTTACTTGGTCTACAATGAACAATTTTGATATAATATTTACTTTATTCTAGATGTTAAAAACATATTAAAAATATCAATAATTTA comes from Triticum aestivum cultivar Chinese Spring chromosome 5B, IWGSC CS RefSeq v2.1, whole genome shotgun sequence and encodes:
- the LOC123115450 gene encoding (E)-beta-caryophyllene synthase; translated protein: MAASVETRRRSHPPPTMNNNQRSHRIHHPTVWGDFFLGFRPFTPTQCLSMKNKAEVMKEELRATIVDSGSADLPRKLELVDTLQQLGLDYHYGKEINDLLCGIHDTGDEDRDLHTAALGFYLLRKQGFNVSPDVFLKFIDAEGKITCNDTRSLLGMYNAAHVRTHGEETLSSVIAYTKDHLLRVVEQQTISPPILLEEVRRTLETPLFRRPRRVEARHFISVYERMSTRNEAILELAKLDFSILQALYCEELRALTLWWKELQLQDHLSFARDRMVEMHFWMLGVLFEPQYSYGRIVLTKFFTFISIFDDIYDSYSTLEESRLLTMAMERWDEQASEHLPGYMKFFYSKVLATMKVIEKDLDSQGNKHADYVKKLLIDATKCYYNEAKWREETDTPVTVEEHLRFSVPSCCCMHVACLAFVIIGASRDAIEWGMTYPKIMRASCVIGRVINDVASHEREQEQCSDERSVMSTVEACMEENKYTAKEDAYRKLGELIEESWMDIIEELLKPATARPTTPLLEAVVNSTRMLDFLYKDQDAYTDPRALKVVVDSIYVNSI